Proteins encoded within one genomic window of Candidatus Coatesbacteria bacterium:
- a CDS encoding NAD+ synthase has protein sequence MAGSPRRRRDRAPPPGPGTRPRRLRPSRQTTLRSRAVQLDERFRRDYSALAARLADWTGNYVRQAGFSRVVIGVSGGVDSALSAALAARALGAENVHGLLLPHAASDPASERDGRLVCEHLGLPHERLEITPYCAPLLNEIPESDRIRRGNIKARMRMIILFDYSEKLPALVLGTGNKTEILLGYATLHGDNACGLDPLAELYKTEIWELARELELPQVVIDKTPTADLWAGQTDEGELGISYRSADPILYDHAEGGLDRDGLISAGHPATAVDHLLGIVSRTAFKRHLPAHPPSYR, from the coding sequence CTGGCTGGAAGCCCTCGCCGCCGCCGGGATCGAGCGCCGCCGCCGGGCCCAGGAACTCGACCTCGCCGACTTCGCCCGTCTCGACAGACAACTCTAAGGAGCCGAGCCGTGCAGCTCGATGAACGCTTCCGCCGCGACTACTCCGCCCTGGCCGCACGCCTGGCAGACTGGACCGGAAACTACGTCCGCCAAGCCGGCTTCTCCCGCGTCGTCATCGGCGTCTCCGGCGGCGTCGATTCCGCTCTCAGCGCCGCCCTGGCCGCCCGGGCCCTGGGAGCGGAAAACGTTCACGGCCTGCTGCTGCCCCACGCCGCGAGTGACCCCGCCTCCGAGCGCGACGGCCGCCTGGTCTGCGAGCACCTGGGCCTGCCCCACGAGCGCCTCGAGATCACCCCCTACTGCGCCCCCCTGCTCAACGAGATACCGGAGTCGGACCGGATCCGCCGCGGCAACATCAAAGCCCGGATGCGGATGATCATCCTCTTCGACTACTCGGAGAAGCTGCCCGCCCTGGTGCTGGGTACGGGCAATAAAACCGAGATCCTGCTGGGCTACGCCACCCTCCACGGCGACAACGCCTGCGGCCTCGATCCCCTGGCCGAGCTCTACAAGACCGAGATCTGGGAGCTGGCCCGGGAGCTCGAACTGCCCCAAGTCGTCATCGACAAGACCCCCACCGCCGATCTCTGGGCCGGCCAGACCGACGAGGGCGAGCTGGGTATCAGCTACCGCAGCGCCGACCCCATCCTCTACGACCACGCCGAGGGGGGCCTGGATCGCGACGGCTTGATCAGCGCCGGCCATCCCGCCACGGCCGTCGACCACCTGCTGGGAATCGTCTCCCGAACCGCCTTCAAGCGCCACCTGCCCGCCCACCCACCCAGCTACCGCTGA